In Brevibacillus brevis NBRC 100599, a single genomic region encodes these proteins:
- the pfkB gene encoding 1-phosphofructokinase, with translation MIYTVTLNPSIDYHLWITALSQGTIHQAQKEWKVAGGKGINVSKVLRVLGENSTALGFVGGFTGAFIQQQIEQADISHDLIQIGQDSRINLKIKAQTETDISGVSPDIPEEALQRLMQQIDSLQSGDYLVLAGSVPKSLPSDMYQTIMKRLRGKGVRIFLDAKGKALETGLSEEPFLIKPNHHELGELFGVTIATPAEAIDMARKSLQMGAQNVIVSMAGQGAVFVNRQAAYVAQIPQRKPVNSIGAGDSMVAGFLYGYRQGMDTEASFRFAVAAGSTTALSEDFCTHEKIKAFLPEITITAI, from the coding sequence ATGATTTACACAGTAACCCTGAACCCATCGATTGACTACCACTTGTGGATTACTGCTCTGTCGCAAGGAACTATTCATCAGGCCCAAAAAGAGTGGAAGGTCGCTGGCGGAAAAGGCATAAATGTATCAAAGGTTCTCCGCGTACTCGGGGAAAACAGCACGGCGCTGGGGTTTGTCGGTGGGTTTACGGGAGCGTTTATTCAACAGCAGATCGAGCAAGCCGACATCTCTCATGACTTGATTCAAATCGGACAGGATTCCAGAATCAATTTAAAAATAAAGGCGCAGACCGAAACGGATATCAGCGGTGTCTCACCGGACATCCCGGAAGAAGCGCTCCAAAGGCTGATGCAACAGATCGACAGCTTGCAGAGCGGCGATTATCTGGTACTCGCGGGAAGCGTGCCGAAAAGCTTGCCGTCTGATATGTACCAGACGATCATGAAGCGGCTGCGTGGCAAGGGCGTACGTATCTTCCTCGATGCAAAGGGGAAAGCGCTTGAAACCGGTTTGTCGGAAGAGCCGTTTCTCATCAAGCCCAATCATCATGAGTTGGGGGAACTGTTTGGGGTGACGATTGCCACACCAGCAGAGGCGATCGACATGGCGCGTAAGTCGTTGCAAATGGGCGCACAGAACGTCATCGTTTCGATGGCTGGTCAGGGTGCTGTATTTGTCAATCGGCAAGCGGCCTATGTCGCCCAGATTCCGCAGCGCAAACCAGTCAATTCGATCGGTGCCGGAGACTCGATGGTTGCCGGATTCCTTTATGGCTATAGGCAGGGAATGGATACGGAAGCGTCGTTTCGTTTTGCCGTCGCCGCGGGGAGCACGACTGCCCTGTCGGAAGACTTCTGTACACATGAAAAGATAAAAGCATTTCTTCCGGAAATCACAATAACCGCCATTTGA
- a CDS encoding DeoR/GlpR family DNA-binding transcription regulator: MLTPERHQLIVALVEEKDIVRIHELVEATGASESTIRRDLSELEEQRLLKRVHGGASVLQSKIEEPTILEKSVKHEREKLAIAKYAASLIKPHDSIFIDAGTTTYQMLPYLPYENIMVVTNGVDIALQLIKRNIRTILLGGELKAATLSMVGRDAITALSQYRFDKCFLGTNGIDQHHGLTTPDPDEAYVKQLALQFSDERFVLTDSDKFSRVTFAKVGDLQGITVITDDGLSEEEQQVYGRLSTLKVVKA, from the coding sequence ATGCTAACCCCTGAACGTCATCAACTGATAGTAGCTTTAGTGGAAGAAAAAGATATTGTGCGCATTCATGAGCTTGTGGAAGCGACTGGGGCATCGGAATCGACGATCCGGCGAGATTTAAGCGAATTGGAAGAACAGCGCTTGCTTAAACGCGTGCACGGAGGGGCGTCTGTGCTACAGAGCAAAATCGAAGAGCCGACGATTCTGGAAAAATCGGTCAAACATGAGCGGGAGAAACTGGCGATCGCCAAATATGCCGCCAGTTTGATAAAACCACACGACTCTATTTTCATCGATGCGGGAACTACGACGTATCAGATGCTGCCCTATTTACCTTACGAAAATATCATGGTCGTTACCAACGGGGTGGACATTGCCCTTCAGCTTATCAAGCGAAATATCAGGACGATCCTGCTGGGCGGAGAATTGAAAGCGGCTACACTGTCGATGGTGGGGCGTGATGCGATCACTGCGCTCAGTCAATACCGATTCGACAAATGCTTTCTCGGGACCAACGGCATTGACCAGCATCACGGTCTGACCACACCTGACCCGGATGAGGCATACGTCAAGCAGCTGGCCTTGCAGTTTTCTGACGAGCGATTTGTCTTGACCGACTCTGACAAGTTTTCCAGGGTCACCTTTGCCAAAGTGGGAGACCTGCAAGGCATCACGGTAATCACGGATGACGGATTGAGCGAAGAGGAACAACAAGTTTACGGCAGATTATCAACTCTTAAAGTGGTGAAAGCATGA
- a CDS encoding ABC transporter substrate-binding protein: MEKLPELNPDHIFIQVGNPAKGPDEESDKRFQELTNSTLWQQLKAVKNNHVYVVPHWIISDFPHIKEKSIALVLEKMKAE; encoded by the coding sequence ATGGAAAAATTGCCGGAGCTGAATCCAGATCATATTTTCATTCAGGTTGGAAATCCAGCCAAGGGTCCAGACGAAGAATCCGATAAGAGATTCCAAGAGTTAACTAACAGCACTTTATGGCAGCAGTTAAAAGCAGTCAAAAACAATCATGTATATGTCGTTCCTCACTGGATCATCAGTGATTTCCCCCACATCAAGGAGAAATCGATAGCGCTTGTCCTTGAAAAAATGAAAGCAGAGTAA
- a CDS encoding malate:quinone oxidoreductase produces the protein MSSIQQKTDVILIGAGVMSATLGALLKELAPELEIKVFEKLAKAGEESSNEWNNAGTGHAALCELNYTSEKADGSIDISKAIKINEHFQLSRQFWAYLVKNNLIQNPQDFIMPIPHMSMVQGEKNVSFLKKRFEALANNPLFQGMEYSDDPEKLKEWIPLIMEGRATNEPIAATKIDSGTDVNFGALTRMLFDYLKTKDVAINYKHAVEDIKRTSDGMWKLKVYNMGTGNIEEHIAKFVFIGGGGGSLHLLQKTGIPESKHIGGFPVSGLFMVCKNQEVVEQHHAKVYGKAKVGAPPMSVPHLDTRYIDNKKSLLFGPFAGFSPKFLKTGSNLDLITSVKPNNVITMLAAGVKEMALTKYLIEQVMLSHEKRMEELREFIPNAKSEDWGIVVAGQRVQVIKDTPAGKGTLQFGTEVVSAADGSVAALLGASPGASTAVQVMLEVLEKCFPQRMAEWEPKIKEMIPSYGVSLMQNQELLHEIQRSTDEALGLSEKELAYS, from the coding sequence ATGAGCTCCATACAGCAAAAAACAGACGTTATTTTGATTGGTGCAGGTGTCATGAGCGCAACTCTGGGAGCATTACTAAAAGAATTGGCACCGGAGTTGGAAATCAAAGTTTTTGAGAAACTCGCAAAAGCAGGCGAGGAAAGCTCGAACGAATGGAATAATGCGGGTACTGGCCACGCGGCACTCTGTGAGCTGAACTATACATCCGAGAAAGCTGACGGGTCTATAGATATTAGCAAAGCGATTAAAATCAATGAACATTTTCAGCTGTCCAGACAATTCTGGGCTTACCTTGTAAAAAACAATCTCATCCAAAATCCGCAAGACTTTATTATGCCAATACCTCATATGAGTATGGTGCAAGGTGAAAAGAATGTAAGCTTTTTGAAAAAGCGTTTTGAAGCGCTGGCAAACAATCCTCTCTTTCAAGGGATGGAGTACTCCGATGACCCTGAAAAACTGAAGGAATGGATTCCGCTCATCATGGAAGGCCGCGCAACGAATGAACCAATAGCTGCAACCAAAATAGACTCTGGTACGGATGTCAATTTTGGTGCTTTGACACGTATGTTGTTTGATTATCTGAAGACGAAAGACGTCGCGATTAACTACAAACATGCTGTTGAGGATATCAAACGTACGAGCGACGGCATGTGGAAATTAAAAGTGTACAATATGGGCACCGGCAACATCGAAGAGCATATTGCCAAATTCGTCTTTATCGGCGGTGGCGGCGGTAGCTTGCATCTGCTCCAAAAAACTGGTATTCCAGAGTCCAAACATATCGGCGGTTTCCCGGTAAGTGGATTGTTCATGGTTTGTAAAAATCAGGAAGTGGTAGAGCAGCACCATGCAAAAGTGTACGGTAAAGCAAAGGTCGGCGCTCCTCCAATGTCGGTACCGCATCTGGATACCAGATACATCGACAACAAAAAATCCTTGCTGTTTGGACCTTTTGCGGGATTCTCGCCAAAGTTCTTAAAAACAGGTTCCAATTTGGATTTGATCACTTCTGTAAAACCGAACAACGTCATCACGATGTTGGCGGCAGGCGTAAAAGAAATGGCATTGACCAAATACCTGATCGAGCAAGTTATGCTATCGCATGAAAAACGCATGGAAGAACTACGGGAGTTCATTCCGAATGCGAAAAGCGAGGATTGGGGTATCGTGGTAGCGGGCCAACGCGTGCAGGTTATCAAGGATACACCAGCAGGAAAAGGTACCCTTCAATTTGGTACAGAAGTAGTTAGTGCCGCTGATGGCTCCGTAGCTGCATTGCTCGGCGCATCTCCAGGTGCTTCTACAGCTGTTCAGGTTATGCTTGAGGTATTAGAAAAATGCTTCCCACAACGTATGGCAGAGTGGGAACCGAAAATCAAAGAAATGATTCCTTCTTATGGCGTGTCACTCATGCAAAACCAAGAGCTTCTCCACGAGATTCAACGTTCGACTGACGAGGCGCTGGGTCTAAGCGAGAAGGAACTGGCTTATAGTTAA